The following coding sequences are from one Ruminococcus flavefaciens AE3010 window:
- a CDS encoding RNA polymerase sigma factor, which produces MTDQQARELLKSSPQKAHRLIFDEYYNYVYTIVFNRLRSSASREDIDECVSDVFSDVFLHYSTDNKYSGDIKGFIAAIARNRAVDMFRRIRARSVDTVPMDGEEAVQLSSPENVSELAEKAETCHALLDAVKSLGEPDSSIIMQKYYYGRKSAEIADTVGIKPEAVRKRLSRAMDKLRKILTDIGEGR; this is translated from the coding sequence ATGACCGACCAGCAGGCAAGGGAGCTCCTGAAAAGCTCTCCGCAAAAAGCTCACAGGCTTATTTTCGACGAATACTACAATTACGTCTACACAATAGTTTTCAATCGTCTGAGAAGCTCGGCTTCGCGGGAGGATATTGACGAATGCGTCAGCGATGTTTTCAGCGACGTATTCCTGCACTACAGCACCGATAATAAGTACAGCGGTGATATCAAAGGCTTTATAGCCGCTATAGCAAGGAACAGGGCTGTGGATATGTTCCGCAGGATACGTGCAAGGTCGGTGGATACGGTCCCTATGGACGGCGAGGAGGCTGTACAGCTGTCCTCTCCTGAAAATGTCAGCGAGCTTGCCGAAAAAGCCGAGACCTGCCACGCGCTTCTTGACGCGGTGAAGTCTCTCGGCGAGCCCGACAGCTCCATAATAATGCAGAAATATTATTACGGAAGAAAATCCGCAGAAATTGCCGATACAGTAGGCATTAAGCCCGAAGCGGTGAGGAAAAGGCTCAGCCGCGCTATGGATAAGCTGAGAAAGATACTTACGGATATCGGCGAGGGAAGGTGA
- a CDS encoding Rossmann-like and DUF2520 domain-containing protein, which translates to MKIGFIGAGKVGFSLGRYFAENGIFITGYFSRVLQSATEAARFTKSRAYDSMAELVTDSDVIFLTVPDDAIKEVYDQVKAFGISGKQICHCSGAMSVSDAFPDIARYGASGFSIHPLFPISSKYDSFKELGKAFFCIEGSDEFIGVWDELLRKMGNGTKMISSENKAQYNAACAISSNLVCALAAESLSLMEKCGFSQTEALKAFQPLVMSHIKRILAVGPVEALSGPVERNDVGTIRKHIECMESDTDKSMYKAVSMKLIDVAQQKNNGADYSDMIRALR; encoded by the coding sequence ATGAAAATTGGATTTATAGGTGCAGGGAAAGTAGGCTTTTCCCTCGGCAGGTACTTTGCTGAGAACGGTATCTTTATCACAGGATACTTCAGCAGAGTGCTGCAGTCTGCGACTGAGGCTGCAAGATTTACGAAGAGCCGTGCTTACGACAGTATGGCAGAGCTCGTGACTGACAGTGATGTCATTTTCCTTACGGTGCCTGACGACGCCATAAAAGAGGTGTACGATCAGGTAAAGGCTTTTGGCATAAGCGGCAAGCAGATATGCCATTGCAGCGGAGCTATGTCCGTTTCCGATGCTTTTCCCGATATTGCAAGATACGGCGCCAGCGGCTTCTCAATACACCCGCTTTTCCCAATAAGCAGTAAGTATGACTCCTTCAAGGAGCTGGGCAAGGCGTTTTTCTGCATTGAGGGCAGCGACGAGTTTATCGGCGTCTGGGACGAACTGCTGCGCAAAATGGGCAACGGTACCAAGATGATCTCAAGCGAAAATAAGGCGCAGTACAATGCAGCCTGTGCTATTTCAAGCAATCTTGTCTGTGCACTTGCAGCAGAGAGCCTTTCGCTTATGGAGAAGTGCGGCTTCTCACAGACGGAAGCGCTGAAAGCTTTTCAGCCTCTGGTCATGAGCCATATCAAGCGTATCCTTGCAGTAGGTCCTGTGGAAGCATTGTCAGGTCCCGTGGAGCGCAACGACGTGGGTACTATAAGAAAGCATATCGAATGCATGGAAAGTGATACCGACAAGAGCATGTACAAGGCTGTGTCCATGAAGCTCATAGACGTGGCTCAGCAGAAAAACAACGGAGCAGATTATTCGGATATGATAAGAGCTCTGAGATGA
- a CDS encoding dockerin type I repeat-containing protein: MKKAKRIIAALMSAVMTAALSVSLTANAILTITPEEQFAELLEGNGYPYSKVEDPSAIEVQEYSIRSGSVYYVNELGRVIAVKHIAPYIVISVFGTEGESKVYEAVKTICPEAQAVCTSNLNNINQVKNIHVIKNTGEAIPLEKAQELYAAVKDDIIGFDYHEAYYTMGYPQYSWREGANGKRRQHFTTYRRVNDKKAEIQAAIDENDLPCHIEEIDDETLAVVMDTEMTFLEEIAVASKITNAAGVKCMWCMAESADVQMTGSEIDLYGSVSGDANCDKQTDMSDVVLIMQSLANPDKYKLSAQGCYNADMNGDGITVGDAQAIQNQLLGIN; encoded by the coding sequence ATGAAAAAAGCTAAAAGAATAATCGCCGCTTTGATGTCGGCGGTAATGACCGCAGCGCTGTCCGTAAGTCTCACAGCAAATGCTATTCTTACCATTACACCTGAGGAACAGTTCGCAGAATTACTTGAGGGCAACGGCTATCCTTATTCAAAGGTAGAAGACCCAAGCGCAATTGAAGTTCAGGAATATTCAATAAGATCAGGCAGTGTCTACTATGTAAACGAATTGGGCAGAGTAATAGCAGTAAAACATATAGCACCTTATATCGTTATTTCGGTGTTTGGCACAGAAGGCGAGTCAAAGGTATATGAAGCAGTAAAAACTATCTGTCCCGAAGCCCAAGCTGTATGTACTTCAAACCTCAATAATATTAACCAAGTAAAGAATATCCATGTCATAAAGAATACAGGCGAGGCTATACCTTTAGAAAAGGCTCAGGAATTATATGCCGCTGTCAAAGATGATATTATCGGTTTCGATTACCACGAGGCATATTACACAATGGGCTATCCTCAGTACAGCTGGAGAGAAGGCGCTAACGGCAAAAGGCGTCAGCATTTTACAACATATAGGAGAGTCAATGATAAAAAAGCTGAAATACAGGCAGCTATCGACGAAAACGATCTCCCCTGTCACATAGAAGAAATTGATGACGAGACTTTAGCTGTTGTTATGGATACAGAAATGACATTCCTCGAAGAAATTGCTGTGGCAAGCAAAATAACCAATGCTGCAGGAGTAAAATGTATGTGGTGTATGGCAGAATCAGCTGACGTACAGATGACAGGTTCGGAAATAGACCTGTATGGCTCCGTATCAGGCGACGCAAACTGCGACAAGCAGACGGATATGTCAGATGTAGTACTCATCATGCAGTCTCTGGCAAATCCCGATAAGTATAAGCTCTCGGCACAGGGCTGCTACAACGCCGACATGAACGGCGACGGCATAACAGTGGGCGACGCTCAGGCGATACAGAACCAGCTCCTCGGCATAAACTGA
- a CDS encoding anti-sigma-I factor RsgI family protein has translation MKYMVMECHEGYAVLMDEESRFVQAANLRYKVGQTVTDPVLMNAETEARSRISMHISKFVAAAACLTVAVSAGAFYYSGNYKAHSTVLISSEANVRMELNKKGKVLSISTDNAESDEILTNYDGKGKDMLTAANDIIDIEKDKGYIESGDTVDIYIKADNSADYYSYKSDLITGIPDVKVKVQELDGSKPHEKEAPEPPKADPAKDTQKPDPPKPPQDTAAPEPPKPAEADQPAPAAPPAANNNTAPQVTPAAPPAPPAQPNAPEPPKPDEGAAAPKPDEKAEPPKPDEGVAAPPAPAAPEEKLKQEKAALDAIKFSDITPYKALAPLPEPPAPEEDKNTGPAREALNEAEKVPTPPLPVPLPKPQEK, from the coding sequence ATGAAATATATGGTCATGGAATGTCACGAGGGCTATGCAGTCCTTATGGACGAGGAATCACGCTTCGTACAGGCGGCAAACCTCCGCTACAAGGTGGGACAGACTGTCACAGATCCCGTTCTGATGAACGCCGAGACAGAAGCCCGCAGCAGGATAAGCATGCATATTTCTAAATTTGTTGCAGCCGCTGCCTGTCTCACTGTAGCAGTGTCCGCAGGAGCTTTCTATTACTCGGGCAATTACAAGGCTCACTCCACCGTACTTATCTCGTCAGAGGCTAATGTACGAATGGAGCTCAACAAAAAGGGCAAGGTGCTCAGCATCAGCACCGATAATGCCGAGAGCGACGAAATACTTACAAACTACGACGGCAAAGGCAAGGATATGCTCACCGCCGCAAACGATATCATTGATATCGAAAAGGACAAAGGCTATATAGAAAGCGGAGACACCGTTGATATCTATATCAAGGCAGATAATTCCGCTGATTACTACTCCTATAAATCAGACCTCATCACGGGTATCCCCGATGTAAAGGTCAAGGTACAGGAGCTTGACGGCAGCAAGCCTCATGAAAAGGAAGCTCCCGAGCCTCCAAAGGCTGATCCCGCAAAGGATACCCAAAAGCCCGATCCGCCAAAGCCTCCTCAGGACACAGCAGCTCCCGAGCCGCCAAAGCCTGCGGAAGCCGATCAGCCCGCACCTGCAGCTCCGCCTGCGGCAAACAATAACACGGCTCCACAGGTAACTCCCGCAGCTCCGCCTGCACCTCCTGCACAGCCAAATGCTCCCGAGCCGCCTAAGCCTGATGAGGGCGCAGCAGCTCCCAAGCCTGACGAAAAGGCAGAACCGCCTAAGCCCGATGAGGGTGTTGCAGCTCCGCCTGCACCTGCCGCTCCGGAAGAAAAGCTCAAACAGGAAAAGGCAGCTTTAGATGCGATCAAATTCTCAGATATAACACCATACAAAGCTCTTGCTCCTCTTCCCGAGCCCCCTGCTCCCGAAGAGGATAAGAATACAGGACCTGCTCGCGAAGCACTGAACGAAGCAGAAAAAGTCCCTACCCCTCCACTTCCTGTTCCCCTTCCCAAACCTCAAGAAAAATAG
- a CDS encoding sigma-70 family RNA polymerase sigma factor codes for MNSDAHQIISQVYKAKKDSHAADELIEAYMPFIKSETAKFLNRPPDKSDDELSIAMFAFYESIRNYSKLRGSFLKFAALQIKNRLIDNYRKERRNKGQISLDVSDDDKPDLKDTIRDEHDKYQENELREATQQEINELSAQMQDFGVSMTDVAENSPRQRRTLEICQKAVQYARNNPEILEDFLRTKRVPLAKIADGANVERKSLERHRRYLVAVLLICTNGYEIMRGHIMQVLKGGENK; via the coding sequence ATGAATTCTGATGCGCATCAAATCATATCCCAGGTCTATAAGGCTAAAAAAGACAGCCACGCGGCAGATGAGCTCATCGAAGCTTATATGCCATTTATCAAGTCCGAAACAGCCAAATTTCTCAACCGTCCGCCAGATAAGAGCGATGACGAGCTGAGTATAGCTATGTTCGCTTTTTACGAATCTATCCGCAACTATTCCAAGCTCCGCGGTTCCTTCCTCAAATTTGCAGCCTTGCAGATAAAGAACCGCCTGATAGATAACTATAGAAAAGAAAGAAGAAATAAGGGACAGATATCACTGGACGTTTCCGACGACGACAAGCCGGACCTGAAAGATACAATACGCGACGAACACGATAAGTACCAAGAAAACGAACTAAGAGAAGCAACACAACAGGAAATCAACGAGCTTTCAGCTCAGATGCAGGACTTCGGTGTTTCAATGACCGACGTTGCGGAGAATTCTCCCAGACAGCGCCGTACTCTTGAAATATGCCAGAAGGCTGTTCAGTATGCAAGAAACAATCCCGAAATACTGGAGGACTTTCTCAGAACAAAGCGCGTTCCGCTGGCAAAGATTGCCGACGGCGCAAATGTGGAGAGAAAGTCTCTTGAAAGACACAGACGCTATCTTGTGGCGGTGCTTCTCATATGCACAAACGGCTACGAGATAATGCGCGGTCACATAATGCAGGTACTAAAAGGTGGTGAAAACAAATGA
- a CDS encoding AMP-binding protein translates to MLLDRYLPRIEFDSYEDFKENYRVNVPEDFNFGWDIVDEWAKQEPEKKALVWLSHDKQEKTFTFTDISKLSNKTCHYFRSLGLKKGDVVLLILRRRWEYWVIATALHKLGIILIPGNLLFTTHDIAYRGNMAEISAIIACDDEYIRGQIDAAAPEIKTLRKKIAVAEPREGWDYFEDEIAKYPDTFERPTGAEATKATDTMLIYFTSGSTGMPKMVCHNFAHPLGHIVTAKYWHQVQENKLHMSISDSGWAKFGWGKIYGQWICGAIQFAYDFTGRFNAKDILEVISHYKLTTFCAPPTMYRFMLQEDMTKYDLSSIQNFCNAGEPLNPEVFNRIYELTGKKMREGFGQTEGTVLIANFPWIDPKPGSTGKPSPLYNIHLLRADGSEADDGEEGSIMVCGIDKEHPTGLFCGYYKNPELTEAVLGGKNYDTGDVAWRDSKGYYWFVGRNDDVIKCSGYRIGPFEVESALLTHPAVVESAITGAPDPIRGQVVKATVVLAEGYTPSPELTKELQDHVKRETAPYKYPRVIEYVKELPKTLGGKIKRAQIRHQDEENSAK, encoded by the coding sequence ATGCTTTTAGACCGATATCTTCCCCGTATAGAGTTTGACTCATATGAGGATTTCAAGGAAAATTACCGTGTAAACGTTCCCGAGGATTTCAACTTCGGCTGGGACATCGTTGACGAATGGGCAAAGCAGGAGCCCGAGAAAAAGGCTCTTGTATGGCTCAGTCACGACAAGCAGGAGAAAACGTTCACATTTACCGATATTTCTAAGCTTTCAAACAAGACCTGCCACTATTTCCGCAGTCTGGGTCTCAAAAAGGGCGATGTAGTACTTCTCATACTCCGCCGCCGCTGGGAGTACTGGGTAATAGCTACCGCTCTTCACAAGCTGGGCATTATACTTATCCCCGGAAACCTGCTTTTCACCACACATGATATCGCTTACCGCGGCAATATGGCTGAGATATCCGCTATCATTGCCTGCGACGACGAATACATACGCGGACAGATAGACGCAGCTGCTCCCGAGATAAAGACTCTCCGCAAGAAGATAGCAGTTGCAGAGCCCCGCGAGGGCTGGGACTACTTCGAGGACGAGATCGCAAAGTATCCCGATACCTTTGAGCGTCCCACAGGTGCAGAGGCTACAAAGGCTACCGACACCATGCTCATATACTTCACATCGGGCTCAACAGGTATGCCCAAGATGGTATGTCATAACTTCGCACACCCATTAGGTCACATAGTTACCGCTAAATACTGGCATCAGGTACAGGAGAACAAGCTCCACATGTCCATATCCGACTCAGGCTGGGCTAAGTTCGGCTGGGGCAAGATATACGGACAGTGGATATGCGGCGCTATCCAGTTTGCATACGACTTCACAGGCAGATTCAACGCCAAGGATATCCTTGAGGTAATCAGCCACTACAAACTGACCACATTCTGCGCTCCGCCTACAATGTACAGATTCATGCTTCAGGAGGATATGACCAAGTACGACCTCTCCTCCATACAGAACTTCTGCAACGCAGGCGAGCCCCTCAACCCCGAGGTATTCAACCGTATCTACGAGCTCACAGGCAAGAAGATGCGCGAGGGCTTCGGTCAGACAGAGGGTACAGTACTTATTGCAAACTTCCCGTGGATAGACCCTAAGCCCGGCTCAACAGGAAAGCCTTCACCTCTTTACAATATCCACCTCCTCCGCGCTGACGGCTCAGAGGCTGATGACGGTGAAGAGGGCAGCATCATGGTATGCGGCATAGACAAGGAACACCCAACAGGTCTGTTCTGCGGCTATTACAAGAACCCCGAGCTGACAGAGGCAGTTCTCGGCGGCAAGAATTACGACACAGGCGACGTTGCATGGCGCGATTCCAAGGGCTATTACTGGTTCGTAGGAAGAAACGACGACGTTATCAAGTGCTCGGGCTACCGTATAGGACCATTCGAGGTAGAGAGCGCTCTCCTCACCCACCCTGCCGTAGTTGAGTCCGCTATCACAGGCGCTCCCGACCCCATAAGAGGTCAGGTAGTAAAGGCTACAGTAGTTCTTGCTGAGGGCTATACTCCCTCGCCAGAGCTCACAAAGGAGCTTCAGGATCACGTTAAGCGTGAAACTGCTCCCTACAAGTATCCCCGTGTTATCGAGTACGTCAAGGAGCTTCCGAAAACTCTCGGCGGCAAGATAAAGCGTGCCCAGATACGTCATCAGGACGAGGAAAACTCAGCAAAATAA
- a CDS encoding helix-turn-helix domain-containing protein has protein sequence METINEIAARIRELREVCDYTQEKLAEELGLSVQQYAGYEENGDFPISVIYEIANKFGVDFNELVTGEPSRIDTFQVVRRGKGRSISRYPGYRFKDLAFRYADKVMQPLLVTLEPSDEPAKLVSHSGQEFNLVLKGSIAVTFEDQEIILNEGDSIYFNPTYLHGQRCVGDSKARFLTMIAE, from the coding sequence ATGGAAACCATTAACGAGATCGCAGCACGTATCCGTGAGCTGCGTGAGGTGTGCGACTACACACAGGAAAAGCTTGCAGAGGAGCTTGGTCTATCAGTCCAGCAGTATGCAGGCTATGAAGAAAACGGTGACTTTCCTATAAGCGTCATCTATGAGATTGCAAACAAATTCGGAGTCGATTTCAATGAGCTCGTCACAGGCGAACCCAGCCGTATCGACACTTTCCAGGTCGTCCGCCGCGGTAAGGGCAGAAGCATAAGCCGCTATCCCGGCTACCGCTTCAAGGATCTCGCTTTCCGCTATGCCGATAAGGTGATGCAGCCGCTTCTTGTTACACTTGAACCCTCAGACGAGCCCGCAAAGCTGGTCAGCCACTCGGGACAGGAGTTCAACCTTGTGCTCAAGGGCAGTATAGCTGTTACATTTGAAGATCAGGAGATAATCCTCAACGAGGGCGATTCCATATACTTCAACCCCACATATCTCCACGGACAGCGCTGCGTAGGTGACAGCAAGGCAAGATTCCTCACAATGATCGCTGAATAA
- a CDS encoding metal ABC transporter permease codes for MSDMFSELGRYFAMPTVRYALIVGLLIALCSSLLGVTLVMKRFSFIGDGLSHVAFGAMAVATITGVTNNMLIIMPVTVCSAVLLLRTGSNTKIKGDAAIAMISVGALALGYMLMNIAAQSGSGRTSGNVTADVCSTLFGSTAILTLTLSDVWICVGMSVIVIAVFLIFYNKIFAVTFDESFAKATGIRSDLYNLLIAVVIAMIIVIAMNFVGSLLISALIIFPALSAMRVFKSFRSVIICSVIISVLCAFFGIIISILAGTPVGSTIVSADIIVFFIFCLTSFILRRGK; via the coding sequence ATGAGTGATATGTTCTCGGAGCTTGGCAGATACTTCGCAATGCCCACCGTGCGGTATGCTCTTATAGTGGGACTTCTTATCGCACTGTGCTCCTCGCTTTTGGGCGTAACACTGGTAATGAAGCGCTTCTCATTCATCGGCGACGGACTCTCACACGTAGCCTTCGGCGCTATGGCTGTAGCTACTATTACGGGAGTCACAAACAATATGCTCATCATCATGCCCGTTACTGTATGCTCTGCGGTGCTCCTGCTGAGAACCGGCAGCAATACCAAGATAAAGGGCGACGCCGCTATCGCCATGATATCCGTGGGAGCTCTGGCACTGGGCTATATGCTCATGAACATTGCCGCTCAGAGCGGCAGCGGACGCACCTCGGGCAATGTCACCGCCGATGTGTGCAGTACCCTCTTCGGCTCAACGGCAATACTTACCCTGACTCTTTCAGATGTGTGGATATGCGTGGGAATGTCGGTAATAGTTATCGCAGTGTTCCTCATATTCTACAATAAGATATTCGCCGTCACCTTTGACGAGAGCTTCGCAAAGGCTACGGGCATACGCTCGGACCTTTACAATCTGCTCATCGCAGTTGTCATAGCCATGATAATCGTCATTGCTATGAACTTCGTGGGCTCACTGCTCATATCCGCGCTGATAATCTTCCCTGCACTGTCGGCCATGCGCGTTTTCAAGAGCTTCCGCAGCGTTATCATCTGCTCGGTGATAATATCTGTGCTCTGCGCATTCTTCGGCATCATAATCTCCATACTTGCAGGTACTCCTGTGGGCTCTACTATCGTTTCGGCAGATATAATCGTATTTTTCATATTCTGTCTCACTTCATTCATATTAAGGAGAGGAAAATAA
- a CDS encoding metal ABC transporter ATP-binding protein has product MSALLKCENVSLGYEGDVIAKNLNFTVSSGDYLCIVGENGSGKSTLIKALLGLKPPVSGSIELCGGMGKNEIGYLPQQTMVQRDFPASVREIVLSGCMNRCGLRPFYSKEEKKLAHDMMRRLEIEPLTKRCYRELSGGQQQRVLLARALCAARKMILLDEPVTGLDPKATNEMYELIAGLNKKDNITVIMVSHDMNAAVRYASHILHIGGKQLFFGTKEDYMTSKIGQAFLSVMGGEEDE; this is encoded by the coding sequence ATGAGTGCACTGCTTAAATGCGAGAATGTCTCTCTCGGCTATGAGGGCGACGTTATCGCCAAAAATCTGAACTTCACCGTCAGCAGCGGCGATTACCTATGTATCGTCGGTGAGAACGGCTCGGGAAAGAGCACGCTGATAAAGGCTCTTCTCGGACTGAAGCCTCCCGTCAGCGGCAGCATCGAGCTCTGCGGCGGCATGGGCAAAAATGAGATAGGATACCTTCCGCAGCAGACTATGGTGCAGAGGGACTTCCCCGCCTCCGTGCGCGAGATAGTCCTCTCAGGCTGTATGAACCGCTGCGGACTTCGTCCGTTTTACAGCAAAGAGGAAAAAAAGCTTGCCCACGACATGATGCGCAGGCTTGAGATAGAGCCCCTCACCAAGCGCTGCTACAGGGAGCTCTCGGGCGGTCAGCAGCAGCGTGTGCTCCTTGCAAGAGCCCTCTGCGCCGCAAGGAAGATGATACTCCTTGACGAGCCCGTAACAGGTCTCGACCCAAAGGCTACCAACGAGATGTACGAGCTCATAGCGGGTCTCAACAAAAAGGACAACATAACCGTTATCATGGTCTCACACGATATGAACGCCGCTGTGAGATATGCGTCACATATACTCCATATCGGCGGAAAACAGCTGTTCTTCGGCACGAAAGAGGACTACATGACCAGCAAGATAGGTCAGGCTTTCCTCTCTGTTATGGGAGGTGAGGAGGATGAGTGA